A section of the Paenibacillus aurantius genome encodes:
- a CDS encoding MFS transporter has protein sequence MVNWKVNLSVLWIGQFLAMAGMTMIMPFLPLYLQELGVTDTKQVAYWSGIIFAGNFVTSFIAQPIWGGLADRYGRKVMLLRSGFGMALVMTFMGFATDAWHLLLLRLVNGTVSGFVPASVALMSTNTPRNKIGFAMGTLQSGGVAGTILGPLIGGILAELIGFRSIFYLTGGLLFVASLLAMFLVKESFNASEARSQPRVSLWQSFKDLAHIPQLPALFAVTFMFQFALMSPQPLMALFVQDLYGKAAYLAFFAGLVGSVNGFSNMIASPVLGRFGDKLGSEKILGICLIGSALAFIPQALVSNIWQLLAARFFMGIFMGGMLPSIYALIRKYTPEGMESRSYSFNSSTLSLGNVIGPLTGGVLNGFIGIRGIFWVSSALLLLNFFWVRRTLLSSRWGNRLPGE, from the coding sequence ATGGTTAACTGGAAAGTCAATTTATCCGTTTTGTGGATCGGGCAATTTCTCGCCATGGCCGGGATGACCATGATCATGCCCTTTCTTCCGCTTTACCTGCAGGAATTGGGCGTAACCGATACCAAGCAGGTAGCCTATTGGTCAGGCATCATTTTTGCCGGCAATTTCGTGACTTCCTTCATCGCCCAGCCGATCTGGGGAGGACTGGCCGACCGCTACGGCCGCAAAGTGATGCTTCTGCGCTCGGGCTTCGGAATGGCCCTCGTCATGACGTTCATGGGCTTTGCGACCGATGCCTGGCATCTGCTCCTGCTTCGGCTCGTGAACGGGACGGTGTCCGGCTTCGTGCCCGCCTCCGTCGCCCTTATGTCCACGAATACGCCGAGGAACAAAATCGGCTTCGCCATGGGCACCCTTCAGTCCGGCGGAGTCGCCGGCACCATCCTCGGGCCGCTCATCGGCGGAATACTGGCGGAGCTCATCGGCTTCCGCAGCATTTTTTATTTGACCGGCGGGCTTCTCTTCGTGGCTTCCCTTCTCGCCATGTTCCTAGTTAAAGAAAGCTTTAACGCATCGGAGGCCCGAAGCCAGCCCCGCGTTTCCCTGTGGCAGAGCTTCAAGGACCTGGCCCACATTCCGCAGCTTCCCGCTTTGTTCGCGGTGACCTTTATGTTCCAGTTCGCCCTGATGAGTCCGCAGCCGCTGATGGCCCTGTTCGTTCAGGATCTGTACGGCAAGGCGGCGTATCTCGCCTTCTTCGCGGGATTGGTCGGTTCGGTGAACGGCTTCTCGAATATGATCGCCTCGCCGGTCCTCGGCCGGTTCGGGGACAAGCTGGGCTCGGAGAAGATTCTGGGCATCTGCCTGATCGGATCGGCGCTCGCCTTCATTCCCCAAGCGCTGGTGAGCAACATTTGGCAGCTTCTGGCCGCCCGTTTCTTCATGGGGATCTTTATGGGAGGGATGCTGCCCTCCATCTACGCCCTCATTCGCAAATACACGCCGGAAGGAATGGAAAGCCGGTCCTACAGCTTCAACTCCAGCACCTTGAGTCTCGGCAATGTCATCGGGCCGTTAACGGGCGGGGTTCTGAACGGCTTTATCGGCATCCGCGGGATCTTCTGGGTCAGCTCGGCGCTGCTGCTCCTGAATTTCTTCTGGGTGCGCAGGACTTTGCTTTCCTCCCGCTGGGGGAACCGCCTCCCCGGGGAATGA
- a CDS encoding O-methyltransferase, with translation MVESLDRVTEEQYVDSLFAKDEQLEAVKQSIRDNSMPEISVPSGYGRLLTLLVKLGGAKRILEIGALGGYSGICLARGLGEDGKLVSLELKEEYAELAHRNLKEAGLGDKVKYRVGEALDSLQALEAEGQTFDFFFIDADKGNYPNYFEWALKLANPGAVIVGDNAFMHGKTMDPEQTGNAVRGMRRFNELMTSHPGLDSTVLPAYDGLAVARIK, from the coding sequence ATGGTGGAGTCATTGGATAGGGTTACCGAAGAGCAGTATGTAGATTCGCTTTTTGCTAAGGACGAGCAGCTCGAAGCGGTCAAGCAAAGCATCCGCGACAACAGCATGCCGGAAATTTCCGTTCCGTCCGGGTACGGACGGCTGCTGACCTTGCTCGTTAAGCTGGGCGGGGCCAAAAGGATTTTGGAGATCGGTGCGCTTGGCGGCTACAGCGGCATTTGCCTGGCACGGGGCCTTGGGGAGGACGGCAAGCTGGTTTCGCTGGAATTGAAGGAGGAGTATGCCGAGCTCGCTCACCGCAATCTGAAAGAGGCCGGACTGGGCGACAAGGTGAAGTACCGGGTGGGAGAAGCGCTGGACAGCCTGCAGGCGTTGGAAGCGGAAGGGCAAACCTTCGATTTCTTCTTTATCGATGCAGATAAAGGGAATTACCCGAATTACTTCGAATGGGCGTTGAAGCTGGCCAATCCCGGAGCGGTTATTGTGGGAGATAATGCTTTCATGCATGGCAAAACGATGGACCCGGAGCAGACCGGCAACGCCGTTCGCGGCATGAGGCGCTTTAACGAGCTGATGACGTCTCACCCGGGACTCGACAGTACGGTCCTACCGGCTTACGACGGACTGGCGGTAGCGAGGATCAAATAA
- a CDS encoding THUMP domain-containing class I SAM-dependent RNA methyltransferase: MAKIDLIATCPMGLEALVAREIKDLGYEDMMVENGRVTFKGDELAICRTNLWLRTADRILIKMGEFKAVTFDELFEGTKALNWPDWIPEEGEFPVEGRSHKSQLSSVPACQGIVKKAVVEKMKQRYRTEWFKETGARYVIEVSLLNDIATLTLDTSGASLHKRGYRKLVTEAPLKETLAAAMVLLSRWKPERPLYDPFCGSGTIPIEAAMIGWNLAPGLRRPFSAEGWPALRPALWDEAREEAFDLVRDDVPLDISGTDIDPAAIEVALAAAKSAGLARELRFGVEPVAKARPRGDYGCLITNPPYGERLGDQDEAVQVLRQLGSVAGRLDTWSAFVLTPNKQLEHYFGRPATKKRKLFNGRIECALYQYFGPLPPRREQTEREGGSAEGR, from the coding sequence ATGGCCAAAATCGATCTGATCGCCACCTGCCCTATGGGGCTGGAGGCTTTGGTCGCACGGGAAATCAAAGATCTCGGCTACGAGGATATGATGGTGGAGAACGGCAGGGTGACGTTCAAAGGGGACGAGCTTGCCATCTGCCGGACGAACCTTTGGCTGCGCACGGCCGACCGGATTCTTATCAAGATGGGCGAGTTCAAGGCCGTCACCTTCGATGAGCTGTTCGAGGGGACAAAAGCGCTGAACTGGCCGGACTGGATTCCCGAAGAGGGGGAATTCCCCGTAGAGGGAAGATCCCACAAGTCCCAGCTTTCAAGTGTCCCGGCCTGCCAGGGCATCGTAAAGAAAGCTGTGGTTGAGAAAATGAAGCAGCGTTACCGGACCGAGTGGTTTAAGGAAACGGGAGCCCGGTATGTCATTGAGGTGTCGCTATTGAACGACATCGCCACCCTGACGCTGGATACATCCGGGGCGAGCCTGCACAAGCGCGGCTACCGCAAGCTCGTGACGGAAGCACCGCTCAAGGAGACGCTCGCCGCGGCGATGGTACTCCTGAGCCGGTGGAAGCCGGAGCGGCCGCTGTACGATCCGTTCTGCGGCTCGGGCACGATCCCGATCGAGGCGGCGATGATCGGCTGGAACCTGGCCCCGGGCCTGCGGCGGCCTTTCTCCGCCGAGGGCTGGCCGGCGCTCCGCCCGGCGCTTTGGGACGAGGCCCGCGAGGAAGCCTTCGATCTCGTGCGGGATGACGTTCCGCTTGATATTAGCGGAACGGACATCGATCCCGCGGCGATCGAAGTGGCCCTCGCGGCCGCCAAAAGCGCCGGCTTGGCGCGGGAGCTGCGCTTCGGCGTCGAGCCGGTAGCGAAGGCCCGGCCGCGCGGCGACTACGGCTGCCTGATCACCAACCCGCCGTACGGCGAGCGGTTGGGGGATCAGGACGAAGCCGTGCAGGTGCTGCGGCAGCTGGGCTCCGTCGCGGGCCGGCTCGACACGTGGTCGGCGTTCGTGCTGACGCCGAACAAGCAGCTCGAGCACTATTTCGGCCGCCCCGCGACGAAAAAGCGCAAGCTGTTCAACGGGCGGATCGAATGCGCCCTGTACCAATATTTCGGGCCGCTTCCTCCGCGGCGGGAACAGACGGAACGGGAAGGCGGCTCGGCCGAAGGACGGTAA
- the map gene encoding type I methionyl aminopeptidase: MTIGSEKDIEALKEIGRIVALTVKEMKRSARVGMTTKELDEIGGRILQSHGAVSAPKKFYQFPGHTCISINEEAAHGIPGSRMLQPGDLVNIDVCAEKDGYVADTGHSFQMPPFTPELVRLCDYTHETMMKVISSLKHGVRLSEVGRIIETEAAKGGYKVIRNLCSHGVGKAIHEAPSEIWPVYNKHDKRRLKEGQVITIEPFLSTGAEFVLEQPDGWTMSVTDCSFTAQHEHTIIITRQEPIIVTVA, encoded by the coding sequence ATGACAATCGGTTCGGAGAAAGATATCGAGGCCTTGAAGGAAATCGGCAGAATCGTTGCCCTGACGGTGAAGGAAATGAAACGCAGCGCCAGGGTGGGCATGACCACGAAGGAGCTTGACGAGATCGGCGGCCGCATCCTGCAAAGCCATGGAGCGGTGTCCGCGCCAAAGAAATTTTACCAGTTTCCCGGCCACACCTGCATCAGCATCAACGAAGAGGCCGCCCACGGGATTCCGGGCAGCCGGATGCTTCAACCGGGAGATCTCGTGAATATCGACGTATGCGCCGAAAAGGACGGCTATGTGGCCGACACCGGCCACTCCTTCCAGATGCCTCCCTTCACACCGGAGCTGGTGCGGCTGTGCGATTATACCCATGAGACGATGATGAAGGTTATCTCTTCCTTGAAGCACGGCGTACGCCTGAGCGAGGTGGGCCGTATTATAGAGACGGAGGCGGCCAAAGGCGGCTACAAGGTCATTCGCAATCTGTGCAGCCATGGGGTCGGAAAAGCGATTCACGAGGCGCCGTCCGAGATTTGGCCTGTGTACAACAAGCATGATAAGCGCAGGCTGAAGGAAGGTCAGGTCATTACGATCGAGCCATTCTTGTCCACTGGCGCCGAGTTCGTTCTGGAACAGCCGGACGGCTGGACGATGAGCGTAACGGACTGCAGCTTTACGGCACAGCACGAACATACGATCATCATTACGAGGCAGGAGCCGATCATCGTAACGGTAGCCTAG
- a CDS encoding glycoside hydrolase family 78 protein, whose protein sequence is MTVYFAAFIVNVNSVTYKYPSTVTVVLKPKATPKPSATVSPTPTPTPKPTPKVITGDFDILPPEISYRDNFTLHPKNFVIPSGCTYSRHFYKISRNGSEVQTQKLTSSSQDLTYTYSTYPWVIGVGTHNVSLMIETSCGNSGWIADKPLVVKSPGSNEPPYFKLGWFPDGDFTSVKPLTKVVQGTKVNVRPIEDPNSVPVSPSDPDGDPFNLTGWDYNRSSAWVKTLPGTYGFASNSDYLYGINTDTPGYHTIFATMTDKFGLSFTASATLEVIPPNPIPVAGCPEKVKENRSVDDSLFDTTQSYSPLGRAIDHTRDEWTNKKSSYTNGTSGDVTVQASLHVYDQGSPPLKSIDPDTCTIIVNPDLPPVAKLDVPPLSIRGMALDLYNKSYSPDGDVLTTAEYKYKYDGNNNGFLDDAWQPLGGTLEKTSFTPTQVGKYLFYVQVTEDYGRTGDTASTDPALLTLDVINLAPTVSFEVEGKNDQPVYTPPVTYSPSSILANWGLYRTNSLSPMLYKSWSANGSSLSGGLGKLFERQEGFSFSVERFGDYYSDAWFSPFTDSGFGANSLNPYRVIKTEDADRRQPVMIPGSDGKPKVLTFGPNSANVPDFRSNQSHLYFTYDGIYYAMNKAKIGRYQLQLGPYGSYEHKWLDGSPYDFMLKAPVRTPSVKVKGGLWPDHESLARYDLSRVSWPYDSTLSSPRVLSYEIADRTIYQKVLWVCRQCAKVNTDDESEYDIPFLDIRTYDAYTGQFIASSLEKGNILHAPNSWYERVKNAFNRQDEMIYLQDLNDSSYSNLRPQVDVKVYNRQAELVESRVMEEPEPYTEQISSEPASCRMVPGTIYKGTRGDFYRYQTETCTYQNGYTYSKGIYLEKINPDFTIGFLTRLTGKDASYAKSFPAGMQLPYDNPALLIINPMKNEVIARSWTDAFMGGSYHYQAVNMNTGWPAPFDGSTYEYFAYGRRFNIDGEGNYIDQRAAANTGTLTRDGLISRYDSNDSSYSNWAFKEDKTPYSGWKSGGLIHVDFMYGSVTYNQRFGEYFGDGLFLAMWNPKYGGNPPSAGWVPWISVGEPSEEPERFKTYQLGQFVSPFAVDDTEISFTMTMGQARVNKEKAGFSFRMQDPRNRYAVETEGDALVLAKYADGNRTVLSSIPYPFQDNVPASFRIKLAGPDISVALNGVPYLTASDGTWSSGKLGPFADKSFVTFSGITTKAVPAQGLQWLTGYAIWEPSSGNATVKYRNIAFDDPEKDSPAGSMQWSYSHDPKFLDHQGVSAMAGQTYTAEQTTFDKVGVYTVSLRAKDDPHGGYPSPSLVFDSYRMLSNRFMAKVTVHRRPVAIFTAAANPDGTIRYADDSYDPDRWAAPDRFSAPDTTGIDYGATRGIMERKWWYLSPSGEYRTDKLTRPAELGTYEVGLQVRDEYGAWSLPVTRQVAVGNIPPPNGKPSAVLTYPTGTQAAPTMVHTAKPTVTWNQSDSDPGTVFKGYHVRISDPVGTVIQETGEASFWTSSGSWSWQVPRDLPSGVSMQVQVRVSDGEQWSDWSNIGWFRVNGPPAVTLTSPAGSEKAPTLYLDNRRPPVSWNQVDADPGTIFQGYQVQIARANGAVVYDSGQAGQWTSAASQTAATGTDLPTGEPLQVRVKVSDGTLWSEWSNTGWLTINLSPRAEIISPSGTRDAPAITGPKPLIVWEQTDPDPGTVFLKYQVQFWNEAGSDLILDSGAVSQHTEAAAQSYQTVTELPKGTKLRVRVRVQDGIVWSPWSQDQWIYTNRPPQADFDWTPKPVWEGDTLTTVNLSSDPDGDPLTSKWTLTGPQGELGQWETETFSAVTPVPGFYTVRLTVSDGITDSSVSKVVEVLPLTIRSEVYHTPEWLEHHEERGHETRGRPKDFYSGEIFVVETVSSPTEVADAQAWMDAVGLDGEPIHLEVVLDRTGPVSFRGELYDPVLQSLTSGLPKGPQSIHFRLRYGNGVVKEETVPVNIIGSVQAFLGVHRVQ, encoded by the coding sequence ATGACGGTGTATTTTGCCGCCTTTATTGTGAACGTCAACTCCGTCACCTACAAATACCCGTCGACCGTGACGGTCGTGTTGAAGCCGAAGGCCACCCCGAAGCCTTCGGCGACCGTTTCCCCGACGCCAACGCCGACACCCAAACCGACGCCGAAGGTCATCACAGGGGATTTTGACATCCTGCCGCCCGAGATCAGCTACCGGGATAATTTTACGCTGCATCCGAAAAATTTCGTGATCCCGAGCGGATGCACTTACTCCAGGCATTTTTACAAGATAAGCCGTAACGGAAGCGAGGTGCAGACACAAAAGCTCACCAGTTCCAGCCAGGACCTGACCTATACGTACAGCACCTATCCATGGGTCATCGGCGTGGGAACCCATAACGTCTCTTTGATGATCGAGACAAGCTGCGGCAACTCCGGCTGGATCGCAGATAAGCCACTGGTGGTGAAGAGCCCTGGCAGCAACGAGCCCCCTTACTTTAAGCTGGGCTGGTTCCCGGACGGAGATTTTACCAGTGTGAAGCCGCTGACGAAAGTTGTGCAGGGGACGAAGGTGAACGTCAGACCCATTGAGGACCCGAACTCCGTTCCCGTCTCCCCGAGCGATCCGGACGGAGATCCGTTCAACTTGACCGGATGGGATTACAACCGAAGCTCCGCCTGGGTTAAAACCCTTCCGGGCACTTATGGATTCGCCTCGAATTCCGATTATCTCTATGGAATTAATACGGATACGCCCGGCTACCATACCATCTTCGCCACCATGACGGATAAATTTGGGCTAAGCTTTACGGCCTCCGCCACTCTGGAGGTAATACCGCCAAATCCAATCCCGGTGGCAGGATGCCCGGAGAAAGTGAAGGAGAACCGTTCCGTCGACGACAGCCTGTTTGACACGACCCAGAGCTACAGTCCGCTAGGTCGCGCCATCGATCATACGAGGGACGAATGGACGAACAAGAAATCCTCTTACACCAACGGGACCTCCGGGGATGTGACGGTACAAGCCTCACTGCATGTGTATGACCAAGGGTCTCCGCCGCTGAAGTCGATAGACCCGGATACCTGTACCATTATCGTGAACCCGGATCTGCCGCCGGTTGCGAAGCTCGATGTTCCGCCGCTATCCATCCGGGGAATGGCTCTGGATTTGTACAACAAATCCTACAGTCCAGATGGAGACGTCTTAACGACGGCTGAATACAAGTACAAATACGACGGCAACAACAACGGCTTTTTGGATGACGCTTGGCAGCCTTTAGGAGGGACTCTGGAAAAAACGTCGTTTACCCCTACCCAGGTGGGCAAGTACTTGTTTTATGTCCAAGTGACGGAGGATTACGGCCGAACCGGTGATACGGCCTCGACGGATCCCGCTCTGCTTACTCTTGACGTGATCAATTTGGCGCCGACCGTATCGTTCGAGGTGGAGGGGAAGAACGACCAGCCGGTTTACACTCCGCCGGTTACCTACAGTCCTTCTTCCATTTTGGCCAATTGGGGCTTGTACCGGACCAATTCCCTGTCTCCCATGCTGTACAAATCCTGGTCAGCCAATGGCAGCTCCCTTTCCGGCGGGTTGGGGAAGCTTTTTGAAAGGCAGGAAGGCTTCTCGTTCTCCGTGGAGCGATTCGGGGATTATTATTCCGATGCCTGGTTCTCCCCGTTTACGGACAGCGGTTTTGGGGCCAACAGCCTTAATCCCTACCGGGTCATCAAGACGGAGGATGCCGACCGAAGGCAGCCGGTCATGATCCCGGGGAGCGACGGCAAGCCGAAGGTTCTGACGTTTGGACCGAATTCGGCCAATGTACCTGATTTCCGATCCAATCAAAGCCATCTCTATTTTACGTACGATGGCATCTATTACGCCATGAACAAGGCGAAGATCGGCCGGTACCAGCTTCAGTTAGGTCCTTACGGCAGCTATGAGCACAAATGGCTGGATGGAAGTCCCTATGATTTCATGTTAAAAGCACCGGTGAGGACTCCTTCCGTGAAAGTAAAAGGAGGTCTCTGGCCCGATCATGAATCTCTTGCCCGGTATGACCTGAGCCGGGTCAGCTGGCCTTATGATTCGACCTTGAGCAGCCCGAGGGTGCTTTCTTACGAAATAGCGGACCGGACCATCTACCAGAAGGTTCTCTGGGTATGCCGGCAATGCGCGAAGGTCAATACGGATGATGAATCCGAATATGACATTCCCTTTCTGGACATCCGCACCTATGATGCGTATACGGGTCAATTTATTGCGAGCTCCCTCGAAAAAGGGAACATTCTTCACGCCCCCAACTCGTGGTACGAGAGGGTGAAGAATGCGTTCAACCGGCAGGACGAGATGATTTATTTGCAGGACCTTAATGACAGCTCCTACTCCAATTTGCGGCCTCAGGTGGATGTCAAGGTCTATAACCGTCAGGCGGAGCTGGTCGAGAGCCGCGTCATGGAGGAGCCGGAGCCATATACCGAGCAGATTTCCTCCGAGCCCGCCTCCTGCCGGATGGTTCCGGGCACGATCTACAAAGGAACCCGAGGGGATTTCTACCGCTACCAGACCGAGACCTGCACGTACCAAAACGGGTACACGTATTCGAAAGGGATCTATTTGGAGAAGATCAACCCGGACTTCACCATTGGGTTCCTCACCCGGCTGACGGGGAAGGACGCCTCCTACGCCAAATCCTTCCCGGCCGGCATGCAGCTTCCTTATGACAATCCGGCTCTTCTGATTATCAATCCGATGAAGAACGAGGTGATTGCCCGGAGCTGGACCGATGCCTTCATGGGCGGCTCCTACCACTACCAAGCCGTCAACATGAACACCGGCTGGCCGGCTCCCTTCGATGGCAGCACATATGAATATTTCGCCTATGGCCGGCGGTTCAATATCGATGGGGAAGGGAATTACATCGACCAGAGGGCTGCCGCCAATACCGGCACCCTGACACGGGACGGTTTGATTTCCCGTTATGATTCGAATGACAGCAGCTACTCGAATTGGGCTTTTAAGGAAGACAAAACACCTTATTCCGGCTGGAAATCCGGAGGGCTCATTCATGTTGATTTTATGTATGGCTCCGTCACCTACAACCAGAGATTCGGTGAATATTTCGGAGATGGTCTCTTTCTGGCCATGTGGAATCCCAAATATGGGGGCAATCCGCCCTCAGCCGGCTGGGTTCCCTGGATTTCAGTAGGGGAACCGAGTGAGGAGCCGGAACGCTTCAAGACTTACCAGCTCGGCCAGTTTGTCTCCCCTTTTGCGGTGGACGATACGGAAATTTCCTTCACGATGACCATGGGGCAGGCCAGGGTGAACAAGGAGAAAGCCGGCTTTTCGTTCCGCATGCAGGACCCGAGAAACCGCTATGCGGTCGAAACAGAGGGAGACGCTTTGGTGCTGGCCAAGTACGCGGATGGCAACCGGACCGTGTTGTCCAGCATTCCTTACCCGTTTCAGGACAACGTTCCCGCCTCCTTCCGCATTAAACTGGCGGGCCCTGACATTTCGGTTGCTTTGAACGGGGTGCCGTATCTGACGGCCAGCGACGGTACGTGGTCAAGCGGCAAGCTAGGCCCCTTTGCGGACAAATCCTTCGTGACCTTCAGCGGAATCACGACCAAGGCGGTGCCGGCGCAGGGACTTCAGTGGCTGACTGGATATGCGATATGGGAGCCTTCGTCCGGGAATGCCACGGTAAAATACCGGAACATTGCCTTTGACGACCCGGAAAAGGATTCGCCCGCCGGCAGCATGCAGTGGAGCTATTCCCATGATCCGAAGTTTCTTGATCATCAGGGCGTGTCGGCAATGGCGGGGCAAACCTACACGGCTGAGCAGACCACCTTCGATAAGGTAGGGGTTTATACCGTTTCGCTCCGCGCCAAGGATGATCCTCATGGGGGCTATCCCAGCCCGAGTCTCGTTTTCGATTCCTACCGGATGCTGTCTAATCGGTTCATGGCCAAGGTGACCGTCCACCGGCGGCCGGTTGCAATTTTCACGGCAGCGGCCAATCCCGATGGCACCATCCGGTACGCCGACGACAGCTACGATCCCGACCGGTGGGCCGCTCCGGACCGCTTCTCCGCTCCGGACACGACAGGAATCGATTATGGGGCGACGAGAGGGATCATGGAACGCAAGTGGTGGTATCTCTCTCCTTCCGGAGAGTACCGGACGGACAAGCTTACCCGGCCCGCGGAATTAGGCACCTACGAAGTCGGGCTTCAGGTTAGGGACGAATATGGAGCCTGGAGCCTGCCGGTGACCCGCCAGGTGGCTGTCGGAAACATTCCGCCGCCCAACGGCAAGCCGTCGGCTGTCCTTACCTATCCAACCGGCACACAGGCGGCTCCCACTATGGTTCATACGGCAAAACCTACCGTAACCTGGAACCAGTCGGACTCGGATCCGGGCACCGTCTTCAAGGGATATCATGTCCGCATTTCCGATCCGGTCGGTACGGTCATTCAGGAGACAGGAGAGGCCTCCTTCTGGACTTCCAGTGGAAGCTGGTCCTGGCAGGTGCCAAGGGATCTCCCGTCCGGGGTAAGCATGCAGGTGCAGGTACGCGTTAGCGACGGGGAACAGTGGTCGGATTGGTCCAACATCGGTTGGTTTCGGGTCAATGGCCCTCCAGCCGTTACGCTAACGAGCCCTGCTGGCTCCGAGAAGGCTCCAACGCTTTACCTGGATAACCGCCGACCTCCGGTGTCCTGGAATCAGGTGGACGCAGACCCCGGCACGATTTTTCAAGGGTATCAGGTTCAGATCGCCCGTGCTAACGGAGCCGTGGTTTACGATTCCGGGCAGGCGGGACAGTGGACGAGCGCGGCCAGCCAGACGGCCGCAACCGGAACGGACCTTCCGACCGGCGAACCGCTTCAGGTGAGGGTCAAGGTAAGCGACGGAACGTTATGGTCGGAATGGTCCAACACGGGGTGGCTGACCATCAACCTAAGCCCCCGGGCGGAAATCATCAGCCCGTCCGGAACGCGGGACGCTCCGGCCATTACCGGACCCAAGCCGCTTATCGTCTGGGAGCAGACCGATCCCGATCCCGGCACGGTCTTCCTGAAATACCAGGTTCAATTCTGGAACGAGGCTGGCTCTGACCTCATCCTGGATTCGGGAGCCGTTTCGCAGCATACAGAGGCGGCAGCCCAAAGCTACCAGACCGTTACGGAACTGCCCAAAGGAACGAAGCTTCGCGTAAGGGTGAGGGTGCAGGACGGCATCGTCTGGTCCCCTTGGTCGCAGGACCAATGGATTTATACGAACCGGCCTCCTCAAGCGGATTTTGATTGGACGCCCAAGCCGGTGTGGGAGGGAGACACCCTGACAACGGTCAATCTTTCCTCCGACCCCGATGGCGATCCGCTGACGTCGAAGTGGACCTTGACCGGGCCGCAGGGCGAGCTCGGCCAGTGGGAGACGGAGACGTTCAGCGCCGTCACGCCAGTACCCGGGTTCTACACGGTCCGGCTGACGGTATCGGACGGCATCACGGATTCGTCCGTCTCCAAGGTGGTAGAAGTTCTCCCGCTAACCATCCGGTCGGAGGTATACCATACGCCGGAATGGCTGGAGCATCATGAGGAGCGGGGACATGAAACGAGGGGCCGCCCGAAAGATTTTTATTCCGGGGAAATTTTTGTGGTCGAAACCGTAAGCTCTCCGACCGAAGTGGCGGATGCCCAAGCCTGGATGGATGCGGTAGGACTTGATGGGGAGCCCATCCACCTGGAGGTGGTTCTGGATCGGACCGGACCGGTTTCCTTCCGCGGGGAGCTGTACGATCCGGTGCTGCAGTCGCTCACCTCGGGGTTGCCCAAGGGGCCTCAGAGCATTCACTTCCGGCTGCGATACGGCAACGGGGTAGTCAAAGAGGAGACGGTTCCGGTGAACATCATCGGATCGGTGCAAGCGTTCCTCGGGGTCCACCGCGTCCAGTAG
- a CDS encoding S-layer homology domain-containing protein, translated as MKKAWTAAVLAVTIGLAGAATLTKAGEVKFLDVNGHWAKSGIEQAVQKGYVDGYEDGTFRPDRNVSRAEFLKQAVTALKLEVAGAGSGNDWYVPYVNAAVNAGIHRYEDFTTGDWNTAITREEMARIAVRASGEKTDDDKKWLYLAAQSGLIQGLAGGALGETEATTRAQSVTVIERILTVKGGGKLEVDKYAVANAELFWHKTNIFTVMPEFTQKQHPAHPWDPNNLFVATPDGKYRGELEALIAIDLADPNDPHLGELPELRWYNGLDKGFPIEDYKDSYLVWFKGRTVFNTDHEIYQDWKILPSTIIGYIGPDFQDFSEGNLNTIANVYHKKLGDFAGFIVPKKGLETMGFISFDIYSPSIVPNPNYSKSLLQVTVPEAM; from the coding sequence ATGAAAAAGGCATGGACTGCCGCCGTTCTGGCGGTAACAATCGGGTTGGCGGGAGCTGCCACCCTGACGAAAGCGGGAGAAGTCAAATTCCTTGACGTCAACGGTCATTGGGCCAAGAGCGGGATCGAGCAGGCGGTGCAAAAAGGGTACGTGGACGGATACGAGGATGGAACCTTCCGTCCGGACCGCAACGTTTCGCGCGCTGAGTTCCTCAAGCAGGCCGTGACGGCCCTCAAGCTCGAGGTAGCGGGAGCCGGAAGCGGCAACGACTGGTATGTTCCGTATGTGAACGCGGCCGTAAACGCCGGGATTCACCGGTATGAGGATTTCACGACCGGTGACTGGAACACGGCGATCACCCGGGAGGAAATGGCGCGGATCGCCGTTCGGGCTTCGGGGGAGAAGACGGACGACGACAAGAAATGGCTGTACCTGGCGGCCCAGTCGGGGCTGATCCAAGGCTTGGCCGGCGGGGCATTGGGAGAAACGGAAGCGACGACGCGTGCCCAATCCGTTACCGTGATTGAGAGGATCCTGACGGTCAAAGGCGGCGGCAAGCTCGAGGTGGACAAGTATGCGGTTGCCAACGCGGAGCTGTTCTGGCACAAGACGAATATTTTCACCGTGATGCCGGAGTTTACGCAGAAGCAGCATCCCGCCCACCCTTGGGACCCGAATAACCTGTTCGTAGCCACGCCGGACGGCAAGTACCGGGGAGAACTGGAGGCGCTGATCGCGATTGACCTGGCCGACCCGAACGACCCTCATTTGGGGGAGCTTCCGGAGTTGCGGTGGTATAACGGTTTAGATAAGGGGTTTCCGATAGAGGATTACAAAGATTCGTATTTGGTATGGTTTAAAGGCCGGACGGTGTTTAACACAGATCATGAGATTTATCAGGATTGGAAGATACTTCCTAGCACTATAATTGGTTACATAGGTCCCGATTTCCAAGACTTTTCAGAAGGAAATTTAAATACTATAGCCAACGTGTATCATAAAAAGCTTGGAGATTTTGCGGGCTTCATCGTTCCAAAGAAGGGGTTGGAGACAATGGGGTTTATTTCATTTGATATTTATTCACCCTCTATAGTACCGAATCCAAATTACTCCAAATCCTTGCTTCAGGTAACTGTTCCAGAAGCAATGTAA